In a single window of the Rhineura floridana isolate rRhiFlo1 chromosome 3, rRhiFlo1.hap2, whole genome shotgun sequence genome:
- the LOC133381302 gene encoding gastrula zinc finger protein XlCGF57.1-like, whose product MIGNQRGPKKHKGKLEKEPSSPQDADVHKLLVPQSFKGRRRGKCPVCGKIFKYKSQLNMHCKLHTEVKPFKCVECGKSLSCSGSLNVHLRTHTGVKPFKCVECGKSFSQRGSLTLHLRTHTGEKPYKCMECGKSFTDSGKLTQHQRTHTGVKPYECEECGKSFSQKGSLNLHLKTHTGVKPHECVECGKSFSQRGGLISHLRTHTGEKPYKCMECGKSFRQHGHLVSHQRIHTGEKPYKCMECGKSFRDSGKCILHQRTHTGVKPYECVDCGKSFNCSGSLNSHLRTHTGVKPYQCVECGKNFSRSGSLSLHQRTHTGEKPYKCMECGKNFSCSGSLTLHQRTHTGEKPYKCVECGKSFSDNGKLILHQRTHTGVKPYECMECGKRFIQKGSLKAHQRSHTGDKPYKCMECGKRFSQSGHLTLHLRTHTGDRPYTCLDCGKSFSVSDSLTKHRRTHTGEKPFKCAQCGKRFSIRGNLTSHERIHTGLKPFTCVECGKNFSCSGSLSKHQRTHTGVKPFQCMECGKRFSQTGSLTSHQRTHTGAKPFKCVECGKSFSVRGNLTSHQRTHTGVKPFKCMECGKSFSQRGNLSSHQTTHTGEKPHKCVECGKSFSYSGNLTLHRRTHTGEKPYKCIECGKSFSQRGHLTLHLRIHTGDKLFK is encoded by the coding sequence ATGATTGGAAATCAAAGGGGCCCAAAAAAGCACAAGGGAAAATTGGAGAAAGAACCATCTTCTCCTCAGGATGCTGATGTCCATAAACTCCTGGTTCCACAAAGTTTCaaaggaaggagaagaggaaagtgccCAGTGTGCGGAAAGATATTTAAATATAAATCACAATTAAATATGCATTGCAAACTCCACACAGAggtgaagccatttaaatgcgtggagtgtggaaagagcttgagTTGTAGCGGAAGTCTTAATGTACATCttagaacccacacaggggtgaagccatttaaatgtgtggagtgtgggaagagcttcagtcaaagaGGAAGCCTTACATTACAtctaagaacccacacaggggagaaaccatataaatgcatggagtgtggaaagagcttcactgatAGTGGAAAACTTACccaacatcaaagaacccatacaggggtgaagccatatgaatgtgaagagtgtggaaagagcttcagtcaaaaaGGAAGTCTTAATCTACATCTAAAAACCCACACAGGGGTGAAGCCACatgaatgtgtggagtgtgggaagagcttcagtcaaagaGGAGGCCTTATTTCACATttaagaactcacacaggggagaaaccatataaatgcatggagtgtggaaagagcttccgtcaacATGGACACCTTGTTTCACACcaaagaatccatacaggggagaaaccatataaatgtatggaatgtggaaagagcttcagggatagtggaaaatgtattttacatcaaagaacccacacaggggtgaaGCCGTATGAATGTGTGgactgtggaaagagtttcaattGTAGCGGAAGTCTTAATTCACAtctaagaacacacacaggggtgaagccatatcagtgtgtggagtgtggaaagaatttCAGTCGCAGTGGAAGCCTTTCTTTACATCAAAGGACCcatacaggggaaaaaccatataaatgtatggagtgtggaaagaacttcagctgTAGTGGAAGCCTTACtctacatcaaagaacccatacgggggagaaaccatataaatgcgtggagtgtggaaagagcttcagtgataaTGGAAAACTTATTctccatcaaagaacccacactggtgtgaaaccatatgaatgtatggagtgtggaaagcgtTTCATTCAGAAAGGAAGCCTTAAGGCACATCAAAGATCCCACACAGGGgataaaccatataaatgtatggagtgtggaaaaagattcagtcagagtggacatCTTACTTTACATCTAAGAACGCACACAGGGGACAGACCGTATACATGCTTggactgtgggaaaagcttcagtgtCAGCGATAGCCTTACTAAGCAtcgaagaacccacacaggagagaagccatttaaatgtgcGCAGTGTGGGAAGAGGTTCAGTATCAGAGGAAACCTTACTTCTCatgaaagaatccacacagggttGAAGCCATTTacatgtgtggagtgtggaaagaatttTAGTTGTAGTGGAAGCCTTAGCaagcatcaaagaacccacacaggagtgaAGCCATTTCagtgtatggagtgtggaaaaaggttCAGTCAGACAggaagccttacttcacatcagagaactcacacaggggcgaaaccatttaaatgtgtggagtgtggaaagagtttcagtgttAGAGgaaaccttacttcacatcaaagaacccacacaggggtgaaaccatttaaatgtatggagtgtggaaagagctttagtcaaaGAGGAAACCTTTCATCACATCAGACAACCCACACCGGGGAGAAGCCAcataaatgtgtggagtgtggaaagagcttcagttataGTGGAAACCTTACCTTGCAtagaagaacccatacaggggagaaaccatataaatgtatagaatgtggaaagagcttcagtcaaagaGGACATCTTACTTTACATCTAAGGATCCACACAGGAGATAAACTAtttaaatga